The Armatimonadota bacterium genome contains a region encoding:
- a CDS encoding restriction endonuclease subunit S, with translation MKVKFRVSTWGEEVELKYGKAIRGYDTDSGPYRVFGTNGPVGWTGDSLTEGPGVILGRKGAYRGVHFSKEPFWVIDTAYYLEPKSSLNFRWLYYAAIASKLGEIDDGSPIPSTTRAAVRDVPLLVPSADVQDSIANVLGSLDDKIELNRRMNETLEAMARAIFRSWFVDFDPVRIKARGGDPTAELGLSPEIAALFPDSFQDSELGQIPQGWKASTVGKEFRLTMGQSPPGESYNSSGEGIPFYQGKTDYGWRFPERRLSCTAPTRFAEEGDTLVSVRAPVGALNVANERCCIGRGLAAIRHLSGSMSLTYYAMGELSDQFKVFEESGTVFGSITKQGFVGLPFVTPSLEVALAFNHLVGAIDLQIAANERESSTLAETRDYLLPRLLSGSLCAGAENA, from the coding sequence TTGAAGGTGAAGTTTCGTGTCTCGACTTGGGGTGAAGAAGTTGAACTCAAGTATGGAAAGGCGATTCGAGGGTACGACACTGATTCCGGCCCCTATCGAGTTTTCGGTACGAATGGACCTGTCGGCTGGACAGGCGACAGCTTAACGGAAGGTCCTGGCGTAATCCTTGGACGAAAAGGAGCGTATCGGGGAGTCCATTTCTCAAAAGAGCCATTCTGGGTTATTGATACGGCTTACTACCTTGAGCCGAAGTCCAGTCTAAACTTTCGATGGCTGTACTATGCGGCCATTGCGAGCAAACTCGGCGAAATCGACGATGGATCACCGATTCCCTCGACAACCAGGGCTGCCGTCCGAGACGTCCCGTTGCTAGTGCCTTCGGCGGATGTTCAAGACAGCATAGCCAATGTCCTTGGGTCGCTCGACGACAAGATTGAGCTGAATCGGCGGATGAATGAGACGTTGGAGGCGATGGCGCGGGCGATTTTCCGGTCGTGGTTTGTCGACTTCGACCCGGTCCGCATCAAAGCTCGCGGCGGCGACCCCACCGCCGAACTCGGCCTCTCCCCCGAAATCGCCGCCCTGTTCCCCGACTCCTTCCAAGACTCCGAACTCGGCCAAATCCCGCAGGGTTGGAAGGCTTCGACGGTGGGTAAAGAGTTTAGGCTGACCATGGGGCAATCCCCTCCTGGGGAGAGCTACAACTCCTCAGGCGAGGGAATCCCGTTCTATCAAGGAAAGACTGACTACGGATGGAGATTCCCCGAGCGGCGGCTATCCTGCACCGCTCCAACTCGCTTTGCCGAAGAGGGTGACACCCTGGTAAGCGTGAGGGCTCCCGTCGGAGCTCTCAACGTCGCCAACGAACGATGTTGCATCGGTCGAGGACTAGCCGCGATTCGACATCTTAGTGGCTCAATGTCGCTGACCTACTATGCCATGGGTGAGCTTTCAGACCAGTTCAAGGTATTCGAAGAGTCTGGAACGGTGTTCGGTTCGATAACGAAGCAAGGGTTCGTCGGGCTTCCATTCGTTACTCCTTCGCTCGAAGTTGCTCTTGCTTTCAACCACCTCGTGGGGGCTATTGACCTTCAAATCGCCGCCAATG
- a CDS encoding DUF262 domain-containing protein: protein MKEILGKAQTVRELLKDKRYSIDYYQREYKWQEKQIQELIDDLSDRFLDDHRAGDPWSKVRDYGHYFLGSVIISDKGGLKFIVDGQQRITSLTILLIYLNNLQVDHEKKAKIQDLIVSEQYGDIAFNLDGGKDSERVPAFEALYKGEPFDATDRSESVRNIVQRYADIEEYFPGELKGDSLPLFIDWVADNVHLVEITAYSDDDAYTIFETMNDRGLSLTPSDMLKGYLLANIQDSQKREAASDRWKLRVREIQELDRNADTDFSNKLEADFFKSWLRSQYSTKIRERRKGAKNEDFDRIGTEFHRWLRDEADHVGLKASDDYFQFINRDFDFFARQYQRIVLASRTRTEGLEHIRYNAHHRFTLQTLVLLAPLRSTDSEEVVLRKFRLVSQFINILLAWRIWNYRATEYSPMLYAMFNLVKDIRGLDPGPLAQVLFDKLQQEPENFLNVSYMHEAGIGLAVHQGNRKQLHCLLARITEYIELQSGMPSRYEEYMSEDSKKRYEVEHIWANKPERHADEFPNPDEFRRHRNRFGGLLLLPKSFNASYGALPFEQKRDHYFGQNLLAGSMAPLAYQNNPGFLRFISESGLPFHANEQFGKTDLDERYELYRSLAEMVWNPASLLREGELL from the coding sequence ATGAAAGAAATCCTCGGCAAAGCCCAAACCGTCCGTGAGCTCCTCAAGGACAAACGCTACTCCATCGACTACTACCAGCGGGAGTACAAGTGGCAAGAGAAGCAGATTCAGGAGCTCATAGACGACCTCTCGGATCGTTTCCTTGACGACCACCGCGCGGGCGACCCTTGGAGTAAGGTTCGCGATTACGGCCACTACTTCCTCGGCTCGGTGATCATCAGCGACAAAGGCGGGCTCAAGTTCATTGTCGATGGTCAACAGCGAATAACGAGTCTCACGATCCTCCTGATCTATCTCAACAACCTTCAGGTGGACCACGAGAAGAAGGCGAAGATTCAGGATCTCATAGTCAGTGAGCAGTACGGCGACATCGCCTTTAACCTCGACGGAGGGAAGGACAGCGAGCGAGTTCCCGCTTTCGAGGCCCTCTACAAAGGCGAGCCGTTCGACGCGACTGACCGCTCGGAATCGGTACGGAACATTGTCCAACGCTACGCCGACATCGAGGAGTATTTTCCCGGCGAGCTGAAGGGTGACTCCCTGCCTCTCTTCATCGACTGGGTCGCGGATAACGTCCACCTCGTCGAGATCACCGCCTACTCGGACGACGACGCCTACACCATCTTCGAGACCATGAACGACAGGGGGCTCTCCCTCACGCCGTCCGACATGCTAAAGGGCTACCTCCTTGCCAACATCCAGGATTCCCAGAAGCGGGAGGCCGCCTCTGACCGGTGGAAGCTCCGCGTCCGCGAAATCCAAGAGCTCGACCGCAACGCCGATACCGATTTCTCGAACAAGCTCGAAGCCGACTTCTTCAAATCGTGGCTCCGGAGTCAGTACTCGACCAAGATTCGCGAGCGAAGGAAAGGGGCCAAGAACGAGGACTTCGACCGCATCGGAACAGAGTTTCACCGATGGCTCCGCGACGAAGCCGACCACGTGGGGCTAAAGGCTTCGGACGACTACTTCCAGTTCATCAACCGGGACTTCGACTTCTTCGCCCGCCAATACCAGCGCATCGTCTTGGCCTCCCGAACCAGGACGGAGGGCTTGGAGCACATCCGCTACAACGCCCATCACCGCTTCACCCTCCAGACGCTGGTCCTTTTGGCTCCTCTCAGGTCGACCGACTCGGAGGAGGTCGTTCTCCGCAAGTTCCGGCTCGTGAGTCAGTTCATCAACATCCTTCTCGCGTGGCGCATCTGGAATTACCGGGCAACCGAGTACTCACCGATGCTCTATGCGATGTTCAATCTTGTAAAGGACATCCGGGGTCTCGATCCTGGGCCCCTCGCTCAGGTTCTCTTTGACAAGCTCCAACAAGAACCCGAGAACTTCCTCAACGTCAGCTACATGCACGAGGCCGGTATCGGCTTGGCCGTCCACCAGGGAAACCGCAAGCAGCTCCACTGCCTCCTCGCCCGGATAACGGAATACATCGAGCTCCAAAGCGGCATGCCCTCTCGCTACGAGGAGTACATGTCGGAGGATTCCAAGAAGCGGTACGAGGTCGAGCACATCTGGGCGAACAAGCCGGAGCGACACGCCGATGAGTTCCCGAATCCAGATGAGTTCCGACGGCATCGAAACCGGTTTGGCGGCCTGCTCCTCCTCCCGAAGAGCTTCAACGCGAGCTATGGAGCCCTCCCGTTCGAGCAAAAGCGGGATCACTATTTCGGCCAAAACCTGCTCGCGGGATCAATGGCTCCCCTCGCCTACCAAAACAACCCCGGGTTCTTGCGGTTCATCTCTGAGAGCGGGCTACCGTTTCATGCCAACGAACAATTCGGCAAAACCGACCTTGACGAGCGGTACGAGCTTTACCGAAGCCTCGCCGAGATGGTCTGGAATCCCGCTTCACTCCTACGAGAAGGTGAGCTGCTTTGA